TCGCTGTTCAATCCGCTTTGTAGAAATCCCCCTTTACCGAAGCGAAACAGCCACAAATCAAAGAAATAATATCAAATTTGAGCAGGGAACAATATCACGTGACACAAAACGTGCCCgtgtgttctgaatgtatataGGTATACTTTGGGTATGCATCGGTTGTAGTAATTTTGATATGGGACAAGTACTTATGATGGTGTAAGAGCTAGCGGTTTTTTCTTAAAACAAGTAGTAGAAAAACGAGACAGGTATCCTTTCTAACAGCATGACGACGGGAGCACACCTGGAATGGCATCCACCATGAAAAATAATTGTCGTGTAACCGGACACAAAATTAATCGGTGCGCAAAAACTCTAGTTTCCAGGACTCTTTTTATTTCTATGACCCTTCATTCGCCTTTTGGACTAGAAACGAGAATGGGGTGCCGTCGAGTTGGATGCGATTCTTTGAATTGCGAAAGCCTTCCCATCACTTTCGTTCTTTTCGCTAATAAAGGAAGGGAAGTTGTAACTTTTGGTTTAGCTAGCTTTTATTACAGGCTTTATAACTTTGTCTTTGTTGTTAAGGCTTATTTCCAAATGCATAGAACGTCATTTTAGAATGCTTCGAACTTTTGCTTTCTATTTTTCACACCTGGCTAGAATTATTTAATGTAAATTCCAGAAGTAAAAAAAGcaacttcttttcttcttgtGGACAATTTCTTGTTACTCAAATACACTGAGTTGCTCATACATTCGGGTAAGTGTGTGGGCAGAGTATCCATTTTCCCAACAAGCACGATAGAAAAGCCACATCATAAGATGGAATAAACAGTTATGGGTGGGCAGAGGATAGATATATAaacagatgtgcatattttgcatggctagcctcacaaatatcaagggatataccctgtccattATTTCTagaaggggccatggcttagacgaggagtcctagagtatttaatgctcattttgagctacgcagggTCCGTGCTTCAATGTCCGTGAACAATGCATTTGGGTAGGCAAGCTTTGTCTATGTTTAGGACTCTAATGCACCCAGTCAATGACTTAGACCTTATGTTCAGTAATACCTTTTGCAAAACAAAAGTAATGTTAATACCTGCCTAATAATACCTTTGGAAGCTTGTAATACATTTACGGAAACTTTTGCGCCACAGAGAGAAAATGCAACCAAAAGTACTTTCTAGCTTTCCAATGAcctattttttatgaaaaagaatTTACGTGGGTTTTACTTCACACATAAATTTACAGGGGGAGGAAAATTCCCTTAAACCCAACCCTTACCTTTGTCAAAAACGTATTTTGTAACCTTTCTTGAAGTTAACTGTGTTGCGATAACAAAAGTTATGCTACAaagattgaaattattttactcAAACAATTGCAAATGATAAAAAAAGGTTTCGCATTGAAAAGATAGCCAAGTTGGTTAGCTTGTTGCACTATGATGCAACGTTCTGCTGCAGTGCTGGTTTAAATCCCTTATGAGACAAAAAACTTTACAATGTTGATGATGTTGCAACTGCAATTTGGGACATTgatagttacgagttggaaaccaatactatccCACAGGCAAGTTCATTATGAGTGtatcaatttgaaaaagcaaCTATTATAAAACATTTTCTATATGTTTTTTCACATGGTAATTTCTTTACATATAATACACtatatatacttttgattatgtcCATGTCTGTTTTTCTAGACTTTTGTCTACTTctgacattatatatatatggtaGATACTTCTTGTCTTGTTACAGAATGATTACAAGAGCGcttttaacaacaaaattaacaCGGCTTACAAGAAAATACGTTTCTGGAAGAGCTACAACTGCATTGGATGATATACTAgagccattttttaaaaatggtttgacAAATTATTCGTGTGAAaggaataaaaatattattgcaaCAGTTATGGTTAAGCACAATATCAAATGTTCGAAGAAGATAAAGGTAGCAGATTTTGCTTAGTAGCAgtatcctcaaataattatttagtgatttttttttgttataccaTGTTGGTTAATAATTTAGTTAAAACTTCTCAGTGAGTTCtgaattgttatttatttaatatCCATTAAAatttcccacagtaaataaatgCTTTCTTATTAGtatcattttatattttgtgaaaGGTATTacaatttatttcttattaatgCAGACATGGATTGATCaaaggaaaagaaaagaaacaagaagaatCAAGAAATTGGATATGCATACTACGTCAGGTTTGACAATTCTTGGTCTCCTTTTTTGATGCTGTGGTTATTCATTGCTTTGACATTTTCGGCCAAAGTCACTTTAAAGCCTGAAACCTTGTGGCTGTCTTTTGTATGTTAGCTGtgatttgcaaaaaaatcactattTAGAAACAACATATTTAAAACTATCAGATGAACTTGTAatgtttaaaagaaaagtatTTCCTATACTAACACTATATTCTTCTGGGTAAAGTTTTTGAAGACAGTGAGTTTTTTGTAGTTACAGTTTTGTCGCTACAGCAAAGAACCAATTTTTTAGGAGTGGATtagtttatgcaaaaaaaacatatgcgTAGTATGATATTGCTACACTTATTAGAGCATTTTTAAGATTATTTTCGGTTTCTTATCTGGTTTATTTATCTGGTTTAATATGAAACCAGGAAATCAAAATTTATATGTTATTAAAAGTTGAATTTAGGGTTACTGTGAATTGAAAAAGTCTCTTTTCGAATCAGGTGCTTTATTGTAgattctaaaatttatttttcttagaaTTTTACAACAGTGTGAAGGATCCCAATACTATGCCAATTCCCAAAGATGTAACTCCATTAAAGCTAGAAAGGTGGAAATATTATTTGAAGAATTGCCCTCTGCAAGATGTATCTTGGGTTTTAGATGGAATATCTAATGGGTTTTCATTAAATTGTAATCCTCTGAAACTTATATCTGCCAAGAAAAACCTAGCATCAGCTTATTCACATTCTAGCATAATTGAtgactatttaaaaaatgaattagaaTTTAGGACAATCAGTGGTCCATACATTGATCCTCCCTTTGACAATGCGCACATAAACAGGTTTGGAGTAATTCCAAAATCTTTAGGAAAATGGAGAATGATAACTGATCTGTCCTTCCCAGTTGGTGGAAGTGTTAATGATGGAGTGTCTTTTGAAAACTATACTGTCTCATATGTTGGATTATCAGCTGCTAttaggaaaattttaaaattcaaccaAGGATGTTTAATGGCAAAGTTTGATCTTCAAAGAGCATACAGGTTGTTGCCTATCAAAGAAAATGAAAGGAAtttgttagtttttaaatggaaTGGTTTTTATTATGTTGATTTAGCTTTACCTTTTGGTGCCAGAAGTGCACCAAGAATATTTACAAGATTTTCCAATGTGTTGGAATGGATTTTTATGACATGTGGATCAGTAAGGGACATGCAACATTCTTtagacgatttttttatttgcgGACCTAAAAAGGAATCGGTGTGCCAAGATGGGTTAACagcttgttttgaaatttgCGAGGATTTGGGTGTAAATATAGAACACTTAAAGACAGAGGGACCTTCTACGCAAATTCAGTATCTTGGATTGATCATTGATACAGATGTTATGGAAATCCGTGTTCCTGttgataaattagaaaaaatcaGGCTACTGTTGGATGAATGGTTGACAAAAGGCTTTGGTAGTAAAAGGGCATTGTTATCTTTAATTGGTTCTCTATATTACTGTTGCCAGGCTGTTATTCATGGTAGGCCATTTCTTGAACAATTGGTTAGGAGAGCATATAGTGTAGAGCAGCTTCATCACAAAGTTGTGTTGACTAAAAGAGAGTTAGAAGATGTACGTTGGTGGTTTTACCTCCTCAATACATGGAATGGTAGGAGCTTGCTTAATGATTTGACCCACAACAAACATATAGTCCAGTTGCATTCTTAGgacttttattcatttttaaaaaatgttaactgtaacttttttaaacattaaaaaactgtttttttttcatttgcaccACAAGCCACTACTGtatcctcaaaaaattattttttatgcatGTTGAAATCAAGAAGTGAAAATTATGAAGTAATACAATACAATGTTGTGGGAAAGCATCTGTAATCTgtgtatttgttttctttaaaaattctcCTCCTAAGaagtcatatttttaacaaattctttGTTGTGTGATAAATCTAAAGTGGAAAATTATGGTAAAATTAGTAAGGTTAGTagagtatttttttataagcaagtgAAATTTGTAATCAAGGCTGAAATATGCTTATGTGAAAACACAGTCAGAATTAGACTATGCTAACGTTCAGAAATTGTATTGGTGTTTAA
Above is a window of Hydractinia symbiolongicarpus strain clone_291-10 chromosome 3, HSymV2.1, whole genome shotgun sequence DNA encoding:
- the LOC130635528 gene encoding uncharacterized protein LOC130635528, producing MLMMLQLQFGTLIVTSWKPILSHRMITRALLTTKLTRLTRKYVSGRATTALDDILEPFFKNGLTNYSCERNKNIIATVMVKHNIKCSKKIKTWIDQRKRKETRRIKKLDMHTTSEFYNSVKDPNTMPIPKDVTPLKLERWKYYLKNCPLQDVSWVLDGISNGFSLNCNPLKLISAKKNLASAYSHSSIIDDYLKNELEFRTISGPYIDPPFDNAHINRFGVIPKSLGKWRMITDLSFPVGGSVNDGVSFENYTVSYVGLSAAIRKILKFNQGCLMAKFDLQRAYRLLPIKENERNLLVFKWNGFYYVDLALPFGARSAPRIFTRFSNVLEWIFMTCGSVRDMQHSLDDFFICGPKKESVCQDGLTACFEICEDLGVNIEHLKTEGPSTQIQYLGLIIDTDVMEIRVPVDKLEKIRLLLDEWLTKGFGSKRALLSLIGSLYYCCQAVIHGRPFLEQLVRRAYSVEQLHHKVVLTKRELEDVRWWFYLLNTWNGRSLLNDLTHNKHIVQLHS